A genome region from Erigeron canadensis isolate Cc75 chromosome 3, C_canadensis_v1, whole genome shotgun sequence includes the following:
- the LOC122590913 gene encoding brefeldin A-inhibited guanine nucleotide-exchange protein 2-like: protein MASAEADSRLMNTVLVPALDKIIKNSSWRKHSKLGNECKSVIQRITSIEKPQPLSPKSPGKTDNNQSDVDKDVVDTDTAEKSVNIGGVLHDSGNNELNLDESEFILSPFIKACDSGDLKIAEPALDCIQKLIAYGYLRGESDPSSGPEGKLLGKLIESVCKCCVLGDEGVELLVLKTILSAVTSVQLRIHGDSLLEIVRTSYDIYMNSRNVVNQSTAKASLIQMLVIVFRRMEADSSTVPLQPIVVAELMEPGEKGGEDDDGGMSMFVQGFISKVMQEIDGVLNQGTPAGANGGVHNGAFETKTSTTETTNPADLLDSTDKDMLDAKYWEMSMYKTALEGRKGELAEGEVERDDDLDVQIGNKLRRDAFLVFRALCKLSMKTPPKEALADPQLMRGKIVALELLKILLENAGAIFRTSERFLGAIRQYLCLSLLKNSASSLMIVFQLSCSIFFSLVSRFRAGLKAEIGVFFPMIVLRVLENVAQPNFQQKMIVLRFFERLCVDSQILVDIFINYDCDVNSSNIFERTVNGLLKTAQGVPPGAMTTLLPPQDAALKHEAMKCLVAILKSMGDWMNKQLHIPDPHSEKKFEIVENNSELADSSMENGNANENEPVDGLDSHPEASSEASDASTIEQRRAYKLELQEGISLFNRKPKKGIEFLIKVNKVGNSPGEIADFLKNASGLNKTLIGDYLGEREDLSLKVMHAYVDSFDFEGMDFDEAIRSLLRGFRLPGEAQKIDRIMEKFAERYCKCNPKAFISADTAYVLAYSVILLNTDAHNPMVKNKMSPDDFIRNNRGIDDGKDLPPEYLKSLYERISKNEIKMKEDDLAIKQRQSVNSNRMLGLDSILNIVVRKRGDESNASDDLMQHMQEQFKEKAQKSESVYYAATDVFILRFMLEVCWAPMLAAFTVPFDQSDDDIVIAQCLEGFRYAIHVTAAMSMKTHRDAFVTSLAKFTSLHSPADIKQKNVEAIKAMVTIAYEDGNHLQEAWEHILTCVSRFEHLHLLGEGAPPDATFFAVNQNESNKSQSKSNILPVLKNKGAGRIQQVAAAMRRGSYDSAGIGGNASAAITPEQVNNLVSNLSILEQVGEMNRIFTRSQKLNSEAIIDFVKALCKVSMEELRSTSDPRVFSLTKIVEIAHYNMNRIRLVWTSIWNVLSDFFVTIGCSENLSIAIFAMDSLRQLSMKFLEREELANYNFQNDFMKPFVIVMRKSSAVEIRELIIRCVSQMVLSRVNNVKSGWKSMFMVFTAAASDDHKSIVLLAFEIIEKIVRDYFPYITETETTTFTDCVNCLIAFTNNRSDKDISLSAISFLRFCAAKLAEGDLGASSTYKDKEASGKMSPSSPQQGKDGKFDRGELTDKEDHLYFWFPLLAGLSELSFDPRPEIRNSALQVLFDTLRNYGHHFSLALWGRVFDSVLFPIFDYVRHASDSSGESSIPHGTNGDVDELDQDSWLYETCTLALQLVMDLFVNFYDTVNPLLEKVLLLLVSLIKRPHQSLAGIGVAAFVRLMSSAGEFFTDDKWLEVVLALKGAANATLPNFSFILSEDNMNLNTEDVSMRQSNGDSDNLENLQKSRLYAVISDAKCHAAVQLLLIQAIQEIYDIYRPHLSAKNTMILFDAVHGVANHARKINVDTTLRAKLQDLQPMTQMQDPPLLRLENESYHICLTFIKNLAVDKPPFYEESKVESSLVSLCEEVLKFYIDLALPAHTSELSRGVQPHWLIPSGSGKKRELAARAPLIVVTLQAICSLGDSSFEKHLPSYFPLLSSLIRCEHGSNDVQVALSEMLSSSVGPVLLRSC from the exons ATGGCTTCTGCGGAAGCCGATTCCCGCCTTATGAACACGGTGTTAGTTCCAGCCCTagataaaataatcaaaaacagCTCGTGGCGCAAACACTCCAAATTAGGTAATGAATGTAAATCTGTTATTCAACGTATTACTTCAATTGAAAAACCTCAACCGTTATCTCCTAAATCACCGGGAAAAACTGATAATAATCAATCAGATGTAGATAAAGATGTAGTAGATACAGATACAGCTGAAAAATCTGTAAATATAGGTGGTGTATTGCATGATTCAGGTAATAATGAACTTAATTTAGATGAATCTGAATTTATTTTAAGTCCTTTTATCAAAGCGTGTGATTCCGGTGATCTTAAGATCGCCGAACCGGCATTAGACTGTATACAGAAACTGATTGCGTATGGTTATTTGAGAGGCGAATCGGATCCGAGTAGCGGACCGGAAGGGAAGCTGTTAGGGAAGTTGATTGAGAGTGTTTGTAAGTGTTGTGTGTTAGGAGATGAAGGAGTGGAGTTGTTAGTTTTGAAGACGATTTTATCTGCGGTGACGAGTGTGCAGTTGAGGATACATGGAGATAGTTTGTTGGAGATTGTTAGGACTAGTTATGATATTTATATGAATAGCAGGAACGTGGTGAATCAGAGTACCGCGAAGGCGTCCTTGATTCAGATGCTTGTGATTGTGTTTAGGAGGATGGAGGCGGATTCGTCAACGGTTCCGCTGCAGCCGATTGTGGTGGCAGAGTTGATGGAGCCTGGGGAGAAAGGTGGAGAGGATGATGATGGGGGAATGTCGATGTTTGTTCAAGGGTTTATTAGTAAGGTTATGCAGGAAATTGATGGAGTTTTGAATCAGGGAACACCGGCAGGAGCCAATGGTGGTGTGCATAATGGGGCGTTTGAGACGAAGACGTCGACTACGGAGACGACAAATCCTGCTGATTTGTTGGATTCTACTGATAAGGATATGTTGGATGCCAAGTATTGGGAGATGAGTATGTATAAAACTGCATTGGAGGGACGGAAAGGGGAATTGGCGGAGGGTGAGGTGGAGAGAGATGATGATTTGGATGTGCAGATTGGGAATAAGCTGAGAAGGGATGCGTTTTTGGTTTTTCGGGCTTTATGCAAGCTTTCAATGAAGACTCCCCCAAAAGAGGCACTTGCAGACCCACAGTTGATGCGAGGAAAAATTGTTGCATTGGAGTTGCTCAAAATTTTGTTGGAGAATGCCGGGGCGATTTTTAGAACCAGTGAAAG ATTCCTGGGTGCCATTAGGCAATACCTATGCCTGTCTTTGTTAAAGAACAGTGCATCATCGCTTATGATTGTATTCCAGCTCTCCTGTTCGATTTTCTTTAGCTTGGTCTCAAGATTTAGAGCTGGATTGAAAGCTGAAATTGGAGTGTTCTTTCCAATGATTGTTCTCAGGGTTCTAGAAAATGTTGCCCAACCAAATTTCCAGCAGAAGATGATTGTACTGCGGTTTTTTGAAAGGTTGTGCGTTGATTCACAGATCTTGGTTGATATATTTATCAATTACGATTGCGATGTCAATTCATCTAACATATTTGAAAG GACGGTAAATGGGCTTCTCAAAACGGCTCAAGGTGTCCCACCTGGCGCCATGACTACTCTCTTGCCACCTCAGGATGCAGCCTTGAAACATGAGGCAATGAAGTGTTTAGTGGCTATCTTAAAATCAATGGGGGATTGGATGAACAAACAATTACACATTCCTGATCCTCACTCAgaaaagaaatttgaaattGTTGAGAATAATTCTGAATTGGCCGATTCTTCCATGGAAAATGGAAATGCAAATGAGAACGAGCCTGTTGATGGATTGGATTCTCATCCGGAAGCTTCTAGTGAAGCTTCGGATGCTTCAACAATCGAGCAACGCCGGGCCTACAAGCTGGAACTTCAG GAAGGTATATCTCTTTTCAATAGGAAACCTAAAAAGGGTATCGAATTTTTGATTAAAGTGAATAAAGTGGGGAATTCGCCTGGAGAAATAGCAGATTTTTTAAAGAATGCTTCTGGTTTGAACAAGACGTTGATTGGTGATTACCTTGGAGAAAGAGAAGATCTATCACTGAAAGTAATGCATGCATACGTTGACTCGTTTGACTTTGAAGGTATGGATTTTGATGAGGCAATTAGATCCCTTCTACGGGGATTTAGATTGCCTGGTGAGGCTCAGAAGATTGACCGAATTATGGAAAAATTTGCTGAGCGTTACTGCAAATGCAATCCAAAAGCATTCATTAGTGCTGATACAGCCTATGTTCTTGCCTACTCTGTTATACTACTCAATACCGATGCACACAATCCTATGGTTAAAAATAAG ATGTCACCTGATGATTTTATAAGAAATAATCGTGGCATAGATGATGGAAAAGATTTGCCTCCTGAATACCTGAAATCTCTGTATGAAAGGATatcaaaaaatgaaattaaaatgaaagaaGATGATCTAGCAATTAAACAGAGGCAGTCTGTAAACTCAAACAGGATGTTGGGTTTAGATAGTATACTGAATATTGTGGTGCGCAAGAGAGGCGATGAGAGTAATGCGAGTGATGATCTTATGCAACACATGCAAGAACAGTTTAAAGAGAAAGCACAAAAATCTGA GTCAGTTTATTATGCTGCGACAGATGTCTTTATATTAAGATTCATGTTAGAGGTATGCTGGGCACCTATGCTGGCTGCCTTTACTGTTCCGTTTGATCAAAGTGACGATGATATAGTAATTGCTCAATGTCTGGAAGGCTTTCGGTATGCAATACATGTTACGGCAGCAATGTCCATGAAAACTCATCGAGATGCTTTTGTTACATCACTGGCCAAGTTTACAAGTCTTCATTCACCAGCagatattaaacaaaaaaatgtagAGGCAATCAAG GCAATGGTTACAATTGCATATGAAGATGGGAATCACTTACAGGAGGCCTGGGAGCATATATTGACGTGTGTATCTCGATTTGAGCACTTGCACTTGTTGGGAGAGGGAGCTCCTCCAGATGCTACGTTTTTTGCTGTTAATCAGAATGAGTCTAACAAATCACAGTCGAAGTCAAATATCCTTCCAGTTCTTAAGAATAAGGGAGCTGGTAGGATTCAGCAGGTAGCTGCGGCTATGAGAAGAGGTTCATATGATAGCGCTGGCATTGGCGGCAATGCTTCTGCCGCTATTACACCAGAACAGGTTAATAACTTGGTCTCCAACTTAAGCATTTTGGAACAAGTTGGAGAAATGAATCGTATATTCACAAGGAGTCAGAAACTAAACAGTGAGGCAATTATCGATTTTGTGAAAGCACTTTGCAAGGTGTCCATGGAGGAGCTTCGTTCTACATCTGATCCAAGAGTATTCAGCCTCACAAAAATAGTTGAAATTGC CCACTACAACATGAATCGCATCAGACTTGTGTGGACAAGCATTTGGAATGTACTCTCTGATTTTTTTGTGACCATAGGATGTTCTGAGAACTTATCAATTGCGATATTTGCAATGGACTCTTTACGCCAATTATCTATGAAATTTTTGGAGCGAGAAGAGTTGGCTAATTACAATTTTCAGAATGACTTTATGAAGCCTTTTGTCATCGTCATGCGCAAGAGTAGTGCTGTGGAAATTCGCGAATTGATTATCCGATGTGTGTCTCAAATGGTTTTATCACGCGTCAATAATGTTAAATCCGGATGGAAAAGCATGTTCATG GTCTTCACAGCAGCAGCTTCTGATGACCACAAAAGCATCGTACTTCTTGCATTCGAAATAATTGAGAAGATAGTACGGGATTACTTTCCATACATTACCGAGACAGAAACCACAACTTTTACAGATTGTGTAAATTGTCTAATCGCGTTCACCAATAACAGATCTGACAAAGATATTAGTCTCAGTGCTATCAGTTTCTTGCGTTTCTGTGCTGCCAAACTCGCTGAAGGAGATCTAGGCGCCTCTTCAACATACAAGGACAAGGAAGCTTCTGGTAAAATGTCCCCTTCATCACCTCAGCAAGGAAAGGATGGGAAATTTGACCGTGGAGAGTTAACAGATAAGGAAGATCATCTATACTTCTGGTTTCCATTATTAGCCG GATTGTCTGAACTTAGCTTTGACCCTAGGCCTGAGATTAGGAATAGTGCTCTTCAAGTACTCTTTGATACGCTAAGGAACTATGGTCATCACTTCTCTTTAGCATTATGGGGAAGGGTGTTTGACTCTGTCCTCTTTCCTATCTTTGACTATGTTCGGCATGCTTCTGATTCTTCCGGTGAGAGCTCAATACCACATGGGACTAATGGTGATGTTGACGAGCTTGATCAAGACTCTTGGCTGTATGAGACATGCACTCTTGCTCTCCAGTTGGTTATGGATCTTTTTGTTAACTTTTATGACACTGTTAATCCTCTTCTGGAAAAGGTTCTATTGTTATTAGTAAGCCTTATCAAGCGTCCTCACCAAAGTCTCGCCGGTATTGGTGTTGCTGCTTTTGTTCGTTTGATGAGCAGTGCTGGGGAATTCTTTACTGATGATAAATGGCTTGAAGTGGTTTTGGCGCTTAAGGGTGCGGCTAATGCAACACTTCCGAATTTCTCATTCATTCTCAGTGAAGATAATATGAACTTGAATACTGAAGATGTTTCAATGAGACAAAGTAATGGGGACTCTGACAATTTGGAGAATCTACAGAAGAGTCGTTTATATGCTGTTATTTCTGATGCGAAGTGCCATGCAGCAGTTCAACTTTTATTAATCCag GCAATACAAGAGATCTATGACATTTATAGACCTCATCTATCAGCAAAGAACACCATGATACTATTTGATGCAGTGCATGGAGTGGCAAATCATGCTCGCAAAATAAACGTAGATACTACATTACGCGCTAAGTTACAAGACCTTCAACCGATGACACAAATGCAAGACCCTCCATTATTACGCCTAGAAAACGAATCCTACCATATCTGCTTAACATTTATAAAGAATCTTGCAGTGGATAAGCCTCCATTTTACGAGGAATCAAAGGTGGAGTCATCCCTTGTTTCCCTTTGCGAGGAAGTTCTAAAATTCTACATTGACTTAGCGCTTCCTGCACATACGAGTGAGTTGTCTCGTGGGGTCCAACCCCACTGGTTGATACCCTCGGGCTCTGGTAAAAAGAGAGAATTGGCTGCTCGTGCTCCTCTTATAGTTGTAACATTACAGGCTATTTGTAGTTTGGGTGATTCTTCATTTGAGAAGCATCTTCCAAGTTATTTCCCTCTGCTTTCAAGCTTGATAAGGTGTGAACACGGGTCCAATGATGTTCAGGTGGCTCTTAGTGAAATGCTTAGTTCTTCTGTTGGACCTGTTCTACTACGCTCGTGTTGA
- the LOC122590914 gene encoding pentatricopeptide repeat-containing protein At1g01970-like — MMHCSSFSMSSFLNPICTLNHKSQIFHHSNQPSFTFTNPTFPNPKFLRLVCAVGELGQVHNEKPKINKWIDIKPDEINDAQRNHISRLPKNMSNRCKALMKQLICFSTEKYSSLSLLLSAWVTSMKPARADWLVVLKELDIMNHPLRLQVAEFALLEESFEPNIRDYTKIIHGYAKQSQLQDAENTLQAMKNRGFECDQVTLTALIHMYSKAGNFNLAKDTFEEMKLLGLPLDNRAYGSMVMAYIRAGMLEDGEILLREMEAQQIYAKSEVYKAMLRAYSMSGDSVGAQRIFDAIQIAGIIPDDKICTVLINAYVLAGQKEEACVAFENMRRAGILPNDKCVGLMLDVYEKDNKLKEVLDFLMDLEKDGIMIGKEASEKLARWFRDLGVVEEVELVLREYVLKEA; from the exons ATGATGCACTGTTCTTCTTTCAGTATGTCATCTTTCTTAAACCCTATCTGTACTTTAAACCACAAATCTCAAATCTTTCATCATTCCAACCAACCTTCATTCACATTCACAAATCCAACATTTCCAAACCCCAAATTTCTCAGGTTAGTTTGCGCAGTCGGCGAATTAGGCCAAGTTCATAATGAGAAACCCAAAATTAATAAATGGATTGATATAAAACCTGATGAAATAAATGATGCACAAAGAAATCATATATCTAGGTTACCAAAAAACATGTCGAATCGCTGTAAGGCTTTAATGAAACAGTTGATTTGTTTTTCGACCGAAAAATATAGTAGTTTGTCATTGTTGTTATCTGCTTGGGTGACAAGTATGAAGCCTGCTAGAGCTGATTGGCTTGTTGTTCTTAAAGAACTGGATATTATGAACCACCCGTTGCGATTACAG GTGGCCGAATTTGCACTTCTTGAAGAATCATTTGAACCAAATATTCGTGACTATACAAAGATAATTCATGGTTATGCTAAGCAAAGTCAATTACAAGATGCTGAAAACACACTACAAGCCATGAAGAATAGGGGCTTCGAATGTGATCAAGTGACGTTAACAGCTTTGATTCATATGTATAGTAAAGCCGGAAACTTTAATCTTGCAAAAGATACATTTGAAGAAATGAAACTTCTTGGGCTTCCTTTAGATAACAGAGCTTACGGGTCAATGGTTATGGCATACATAAGAGCTGGAATGTTAGAAGATGGAGAAATCCTACTTAGAGAAATGGAAGCTCAACAAATATATGCAAAAAGTGAAGTTTACAAGGCAATGTTACGGGCATACTCGATGAGTGGAGATAGTGTAGGAGCTCAAAGAATATTTGATGCAATTCAAATCGCGGGCATTATTCCTGATGATAAGATATGCACAGTCCTCATCAACGCATATGTACTTGCAGGTCAAAAGGAAGAAGCTTGTGTTGCATTTGAGAATATGAGGAGAGCTGGTATTCTCCCTAATGATAAGTGTGTAGGTTTGATGTTGGATGTTTATGAGAAGGACAATAAGCTTAAGGAAGTGTTGGACTTTTTGATGGATCTAGAGAAGGATGGGATAATGATCGGGAAAGAAGCTTCAGAGAAATTGGCTCGTTGGTTTCGAGATTTGGGAGTGGTAGAGGAAGTTGAGCTTGTTCTGAGAGAGTACGTTTTGAAGGAAGCATAA